One genomic window of Kiloniellales bacterium includes the following:
- a CDS encoding ABC transporter permease, which yields MAEQAIGTQGVTQEPLDAAALAEQKRKEAYFTASQAQLIWARFKKSRSAMIAGSVLIILILMGLFAPFLSPYDPTIAGRNKDYQFGAPQIPMFCDHNGCSLRPFIHGVERTRSAKTNFRWVTQVNPEERRYVQFFVPGWKYTMLGIQFETHLFGVDEGGIHLFGTDKGGKDIFSRTLHAIWTSLAVGTIGMLISFVLALIIGGISGYFGGRIDGALQMVTDAIRTVPAIPLFMALAAFVPDEWSSEERFFFISIILGLIGWPTLARRIRTHLLTERNQEYVLAAQLCGAPAGHVIRRHLLPSFTSYIIVDLVISFPYMVLSETALSFIGLGLKEPVNSLGVLLQAVTNADVLLNYQWHFIPVIFFVAMVLAFVFVGDGLRDAADPYSDKR from the coding sequence ATGGCGGAGCAGGCGATCGGCACCCAGGGCGTCACCCAAGAGCCGCTCGACGCGGCGGCTCTGGCCGAGCAGAAGCGCAAGGAAGCCTACTTCACGGCCAGCCAGGCCCAGCTGATCTGGGCCCGCTTCAAGAAGAGCCGCTCGGCGATGATCGCCGGGTCGGTCCTGATCATCCTGATCCTGATGGGCCTCTTCGCGCCCTTCCTCTCGCCCTACGACCCGACCATCGCCGGGCGCAACAAGGACTACCAGTTCGGCGCGCCGCAGATCCCCATGTTCTGCGACCACAACGGCTGCTCGCTGCGGCCCTTCATCCACGGCGTCGAGCGGACCCGCTCGGCCAAGACCAACTTCCGCTGGGTGACCCAGGTCAATCCGGAAGAGCGGCGCTACGTCCAGTTCTTCGTGCCGGGCTGGAAGTACACGATGCTCGGCATACAGTTCGAGACCCACCTGTTCGGCGTCGACGAGGGCGGCATCCACCTCTTCGGCACGGACAAGGGCGGCAAGGACATCTTCTCGCGGACCCTGCACGCGATCTGGACGTCGCTCGCAGTCGGCACCATCGGCATGCTGATCTCCTTTGTCCTGGCGCTGATCATCGGCGGGATATCGGGCTACTTCGGCGGCAGGATCGACGGCGCGCTGCAGATGGTAACCGACGCGATCAGAACCGTGCCGGCGATTCCGCTGTTCATGGCCTTGGCCGCCTTCGTGCCCGACGAGTGGAGCTCGGAAGAACGCTTCTTCTTCATCTCGATCATCCTCGGCCTGATCGGCTGGCCGACCCTGGCGCGGCGCATCCGGACCCACCTGCTGACCGAGCGGAACCAGGAGTACGTGTTGGCCGCCCAGCTCTGCGGCGCGCCGGCGGGGCACGTGATCCGGCGCCACCTGCTGCCGAGCTTCACCAGCTACATCATCGTCGACCTGGTGATCTCCTTCCCCTACATGGTGCTCTCCGAGACGGCGCTCAGCTTCATCGGCCTCGGCCTCAAGGAGCCGGTCAACTCGCTGGGCGTCCTGCTCCAGGCGGTGACCAACGCCGACGTGCTGCTGAACTACCAGTGGCACTTCATCCCGGTGATCTTCTTCGTGGCAATGGTGCTGGCCTTCGTCTTCGTCGGCGACGGGCTGCGCGACGCGGCCGACCCCTATTCGGACAAGAGGTGA
- a CDS encoding ABC transporter permease: protein MLQYLQFAATRFAMAVVTLLLVSFIVFSLMEMVPGTCAERYLAFKNTQGSQITVEDIEAEKRRLGLDRPFVVRWASWVGNVFFRGDFGESCILRVSINNLLSQKIWLSLGICFAALFFAYLIAIPVGIISASANNPVTNNTLRFVSYLGLAMPNFLLALMIMLVSTVLFGDSLTGLFSKEYRDAPWSFDKLIDFLSRAWLPIFILGWSATAFALQTVRALMSDELGKLYVTAASARGVFGRKLLWRYPARHALGPIINSLGFDLNRVFNELPIVAVILTLTEMGALLLESLARSNDQQLAGAIIFILTAAIVSLNFFTDLLLAIIDPRIRRSVVGA, encoded by the coding sequence ATGCTGCAGTACCTTCAGTTCGCCGCGACTCGCTTCGCCATGGCGGTCGTCACGCTGCTGCTGGTCTCCTTCATCGTCTTCTCCCTCATGGAGATGGTCCCCGGCACCTGCGCCGAGCGCTATCTCGCCTTCAAGAACACCCAGGGCTCGCAGATCACCGTCGAGGACATCGAGGCCGAGAAGAGGCGCCTCGGGCTCGACCGACCCTTCGTGGTGCGCTGGGCGAGCTGGGTCGGCAACGTCTTCTTCCGCGGCGACTTCGGCGAGAGCTGCATTCTGCGGGTCTCGATCAACAACCTGCTCAGCCAGAAGATCTGGCTTTCGCTCGGCATCTGCTTCGCCGCGCTCTTCTTCGCCTACCTGATCGCCATCCCGGTCGGCATCATCTCGGCCTCGGCCAACAACCCCGTCACAAACAACACGCTACGCTTCGTCTCCTACCTCGGCCTGGCGATGCCGAACTTCCTCCTGGCGCTGATGATCATGCTGGTCTCGACCGTGCTGTTCGGCGACAGCCTGACCGGCCTCTTCTCCAAGGAGTACCGCGACGCGCCCTGGTCGTTCGACAAGCTGATCGATTTCCTCAGCCGGGCCTGGCTGCCGATCTTCATCCTCGGCTGGTCGGCGACGGCCTTCGCGCTGCAGACCGTGCGCGCGCTCATGTCCGACGAGCTAGGCAAGCTTTATGTCACCGCGGCCTCGGCGCGCGGCGTCTTCGGGCGCAAGCTGCTGTGGCGCTATCCGGCGCGCCACGCGCTCGGCCCGATCATCAACTCGCTGGGCTTCGACCTGAACCGGGTGTTCAACGAGCTGCCCATCGTCGCGGTCATCCTGACCCTGACCGAGATGGGCGCGCTGCTGCTCGAGTCCCTGGCGCGCTCCAACGACCAGCAGCTCGCCGGCGCCATCATCTTCATCCTCACGGCGGCGATCGTGTCGCTCAACTTCTTCACGGACCTGCTGCTGGCGATCATCGATCCGCGCATCAGGCGCAGCGTGGTGGGGGCCTAG
- a CDS encoding ABC transporter substrate-binding protein → MTTGKVLGLASTAIGALMLATAGTQPALAADCPAITVAEDKGISGKFPQQFELSEFESAANCKLTFQENPSIKDLNAKIRGNPDLPPLAERLPAEPLVVAPYEEIGRYGGVFDALSNATEAGTSDLLSTRHVNLVRFSDDLNTIVPNVAKGWDWNDDFTQLTFYLREGHKWSDGGPFTAEDVKFWYDNLALDPNVIEKAKDYVLVAGERMTVDVIDPQTVRFNLPAPKPGLLAHFATSYAQGFQPKHFLGQYHPDINPDADKLAKEIGFERGYDVIAAYYGNSDWTDTPSPLLSQPEKVAGMPKDVMPTLESFITIKDTTEGRRYVANPYFFQVDTAGNQLPYINEQDELYINENEVRLLKLVNGEVDYKSQSVQLPGAPMLLDGQEKGGYKIDLKPTITLPAFSFNVTSEDMAKREVFGNLKFRQAMSVAINRDEINDVAFFGLGEPKQYIGFSPRPDFVDEKWSKHFIQHDPEMARKLLDEIGLVDKNGDGFRDLPNGEPLVLNIQFATQGIAGQVVELVAQHWSNVGIKTTAKEVTPDEYRSAQSSNQLDVGAWGKGMPLAMVLGLNESFVAPFGNYFDHRVGMLWGEYLESDGKSGVKPPQWVFDMVEDINAFQSTPVGTPESAKIGQRLVENLTTNLMIIGTVQAPNPIYHRTALKNFPEFKTWSYEYYRTYPYRPQQWFLADES, encoded by the coding sequence ATGACAACAGGAAAAGTCCTGGGCCTTGCATCGACCGCTATTGGCGCGCTCATGCTGGCCACGGCAGGCACGCAGCCCGCTCTGGCCGCGGATTGCCCGGCGATCACCGTCGCCGAAGACAAGGGCATCAGCGGCAAGTTCCCGCAGCAGTTCGAGCTGTCCGAGTTCGAGTCGGCCGCGAACTGCAAGCTGACCTTCCAAGAGAACCCGTCGATCAAGGACCTGAACGCCAAGATCCGGGGCAACCCGGACCTGCCGCCGCTCGCAGAGCGCCTGCCGGCGGAGCCGCTGGTGGTCGCGCCCTACGAGGAAATCGGCCGCTACGGCGGCGTGTTCGACGCGCTGTCGAACGCGACCGAGGCCGGCACTTCCGACCTGCTCTCGACCCGCCACGTCAACCTGGTGCGCTTCTCGGACGACCTGAACACGATCGTGCCGAACGTGGCCAAGGGCTGGGACTGGAACGACGACTTCACGCAGCTCACCTTCTACCTGCGCGAGGGCCACAAGTGGTCCGACGGCGGGCCCTTCACCGCCGAGGACGTCAAGTTCTGGTACGACAACCTTGCGCTCGATCCCAACGTGATCGAGAAGGCCAAGGACTACGTGCTGGTGGCCGGCGAGCGCATGACGGTCGACGTGATCGACCCGCAGACCGTGCGCTTCAATCTGCCGGCGCCGAAGCCGGGCCTGCTGGCCCACTTTGCGACCTCCTACGCCCAGGGCTTCCAGCCCAAGCACTTCCTCGGCCAGTACCACCCGGACATCAACCCGGACGCCGACAAGCTGGCCAAGGAGATCGGCTTCGAGAGGGGCTACGACGTGATCGCCGCCTACTACGGCAACTCGGACTGGACCGACACCCCCTCGCCGCTGCTCTCGCAGCCCGAGAAGGTCGCCGGCATGCCCAAGGACGTGATGCCCACGCTTGAGAGCTTCATCACGATCAAGGACACCACGGAAGGCCGGCGCTACGTCGCCAACCCCTACTTCTTCCAGGTGGACACCGCAGGCAACCAGCTGCCCTACATCAACGAGCAGGACGAGCTCTACATCAACGAGAACGAGGTCCGTCTGCTCAAGCTGGTCAACGGCGAGGTCGACTACAAGTCGCAGTCGGTCCAGCTTCCGGGCGCGCCCATGCTGCTCGACGGACAGGAGAAGGGCGGCTACAAGATCGACCTCAAGCCGACCATCACCCTGCCCGCCTTCTCGTTCAACGTGACCTCTGAGGACATGGCGAAGCGGGAAGTCTTCGGCAACCTGAAGTTCCGTCAGGCCATGTCGGTCGCGATCAACCGTGACGAGATCAACGACGTGGCCTTCTTCGGCCTCGGCGAGCCCAAGCAGTACATCGGCTTCTCGCCCCGTCCGGACTTCGTCGACGAGAAGTGGTCCAAGCACTTCATCCAGCACGATCCTGAGATGGCCAGGAAGCTGCTCGACGAGATCGGCCTGGTCGACAAGAACGGCGACGGCTTCCGCGACCTGCCGAACGGCGAGCCGCTGGTGCTGAACATCCAGTTCGCCACCCAGGGCATCGCCGGCCAGGTTGTCGAGCTGGTCGCCCAGCACTGGTCCAACGTGGGCATCAAGACCACCGCCAAGGAGGTCACGCCGGACGAGTACCGCTCGGCCCAGTCCTCGAACCAGCTCGACGTCGGCGCCTGGGGCAAGGGCATGCCGCTCGCCATGGTGCTCGGCCTGAACGAGAGCTTCGTCGCACCCTTCGGCAACTACTTCGACCACCGGGTCGGCATGCTGTGGGGCGAGTACCTCGAGTCCGACGGCAAGTCGGGCGTCAAGCCGCCGCAGTGGGTGTTCGACATGGTCGAAGACATCAACGCCTTCCAGTCGACCCCGGTCGGCACGCCGGAATCGGCCAAGATCGGCCAGCGGCTGGTCGAGAACCTGACCACCAACCTGATGATCATCGGGACGGTCCAGGCGCCCAACCCGATCTACCATCGGACCGCGCTGAAGAACTTCCCGGAGTTCAAGACCTGGTCCTACGAGTACTACAGGACCTACCCCTACCGTCCGCAGCAGTGGTTCCTGGCCGACGAGAGCTGA
- a CDS encoding isocitrate lyase/phosphoenolpyruvate mutase family protein: protein MALNQREKARRFLALHGEPGAFVMPNAWDAGSALLLAAEGFPAVATTSAGVAFARGLPDYQDRIDRDEMLAVCRAIADAVDLPVSGDLEAGYGEAPEAVAETIRRSVAAGLVGGSIEDHSGDPDRPLYDRVLAVERIRAAKEAAAASGIPYVLTARAECYLVGHPDPLAESIARCNLYREAGADCLYAAGVSDPEEIATLAREIDGPLNVVMGLAGAALTVRELADLGVKRISVGGSLARLALGALRRAAREIAKDGRFTYAAEAIPDAELTAFFSGREAQEAP, encoded by the coding sequence ATGGCCTTGAACCAGAGAGAGAAGGCCCGGAGGTTTCTCGCGCTTCACGGCGAGCCGGGCGCCTTCGTCATGCCGAACGCCTGGGACGCCGGCAGCGCCCTGCTGCTGGCGGCCGAGGGCTTCCCGGCGGTTGCTACGACCAGCGCCGGCGTCGCCTTCGCCCGGGGCCTGCCGGACTACCAGGACCGGATCGACCGGGACGAGATGCTGGCGGTCTGCCGGGCCATCGCCGACGCGGTCGACCTGCCGGTCAGCGGCGATCTGGAGGCGGGCTACGGCGAGGCGCCGGAAGCCGTGGCCGAGACCATCCGGCGCTCGGTCGCCGCCGGCCTGGTCGGCGGCAGCATCGAGGACCACAGCGGCGACCCGGACCGGCCGCTCTACGACCGCGTCCTGGCTGTCGAGCGGATCCGCGCGGCCAAGGAGGCGGCCGCCGCCTCGGGAATCCCCTACGTGCTGACGGCCCGGGCCGAGTGCTACCTGGTCGGCCACCCCGATCCGCTGGCCGAGTCCATTGCCCGCTGCAACCTCTACCGCGAGGCCGGCGCGGACTGCCTCTATGCGGCCGGGGTCAGCGATCCGGAGGAGATCGCCACGCTGGCGCGGGAGATCGACGGGCCGCTCAACGTGGTCATGGGCCTGGCCGGCGCGGCCCTGACCGTGCGCGAGCTGGCCGACCTGGGGGTCAAGCGGATCAGCGTCGGCGGCAGCCTGGCCCGCCTCGCCCTCGGCGCCCTGCGCCGCGCGGCCCGGGAAATCGCCAAGGACGGCCGCTTCACCTACGCCGCCGAGGCCATCCCCGACGCCGAGCTGACCGCCTTCTTCAGCGGGCGGGAGGCCCAAGAAGCCCCGTGA